GAGGTGCCATTTTCTGGGCTGGGATCCTGTCCTGTACCTTAAAGGGGAGAGAGTGAGCTGAGCATAGACACTCACGGCTCTCAGCTGTCTCCTATgtcctcaatgatggactgtagccGGGAACCATCAGCCCTAATAAACCTTCCTCCATAAAAATAAAGCTGCAGGCTCTTATCTTTGTATCCCCAGCTGGCTTGTaccactgtgtagaccaggctgcccttgaaatcagagatccacctgcctgtttcCCTACTGGGCCATTATTTTCAACCAAGTCCCTTTGGCCTTATTTTTTCTTGGACTCCAGTTATGTTAATGTTGGGTTTTCTAGTTGTCTTGCTGTGCACCAAGGCTTTGTCCTCATTTATTCtacttatgttttgttttaaaacaacgTCTATGCCTCGCCCAGGCTAATATTCCTCCCTTTGCATTGGTTTCAGGTGCCAGTTTTATATGCCCtgcttcagttttaaaaatcttttttcctttctgttcttcacaCTGATTATTCTCTTCAGACCCTGGAGGGTCGGGTGCTTGTTTCTTTGGCTGCTCTGTGGCCTGTATCCTGCTGTGAAGTGAAGTCTGATGAGTTTCAGATGTCCAACTTGTGTCCGTAGCATTTCCACGTAGTTACTGATTTTTTACATTGtagttttgttgttgagaattcTCATTCATGGTGAGTATAGTATCCTTACATCACTCACtcctatttttatgttatttgtttgTGGTACTAAAGATTTAGCCCTGTGAAGTGTGGTTTTGTGCCGTGGCAGGTGAGTTGACGCTTGTCAGCCTCCTGTTTCCTGTAGCAGGTTCATATGCCTCACTCCTAGGCTATTGTGTCTTTTggtcttgatttctttcctcgTTTTCTTGAAGTACTTACTCAAATGATGGTTTCATATGGGACAAAGGCAGTActtttctccagctcctgcctttGCCTGACACTTGGTTAGTAATAGAATTCTAGGTTCAATTTTTTCCCCTCAGAATTTAGGACCTACTCAAAGAACAGTGATGTGTCAAGGCCCAGAAGCTGCTAATAACTGAAGCTCCACCATCTGGAAAATGAGGGGATGTGTAGTTACATAAGCTCAAGTCCAGGGTAAGAATCTATGAGTCATTATAGGCTATTAcataaaagtaagaaagtaagCTGATAAATGTTTATAATTACTACTCAAGAACTCAGAAGTGTACACAAATGCACCTACACAGGTAAAAGGTCCTAAATCTATTCAAACCAGTGGTGAATACTTTTATCCCAGTTCTTGGGGAAGTGGGAGAAGGTGGGttcacaaagcaagtttcaggccacccaggttatgtagtgagaccctgtttcaaaatacataagtaaaaaaaTCTATTCAGATCAATTTTTGCTGTTTAGTTACttgagttccttttctgttttgggctttttgttttttctagatgTGGGggttgattttttgagacagtatcccTACATAAttctggttggcctagaactcacaacatagaacaggctggcctggattcagaaatatctgcctgcctctgcctcaagtgctAGAGTTAAAGGTACCCACCAGCTATATTCTTTGTTTGAATAATTTGCAGATGTTTTCTGCATTCTGTAAGTATTCTCTTCGttgattgtttcctttgttgCATATAGCTTAATTTGGTAAacatctgttttgtttgcttttgagacaggatctcagtgtgtgtgtgtcgtcctggctgccttggaaagcgctgtctgtgtcattgactccacctctcctgcctctgccgcaTGAGTGGTGGGATCAGAGCATGTGCCAGCAcacttggctctttttttttttggtgtttgatCAGAAAAACATTGTCTATATTACTGTTGCCTAAAAGGGTTTccacatgtgttttcttttctaagacagggtttctctgtagccctggctgttctggaactcactctgtaaaccagactgatcttgagttcagatcctctgtggcacccccaccccactccccagtgctgggatttaaggtgtgcaccaccaccggctgtcctgttttcttatagcagCTGTGTATGCACATAGTCTTTGCAGAAACATGTACAGAGACTAAAGGTTGATGCTGGcatgtcttcttcaattgctctccacctcatttttttgagaattagtctctcttttttgttgtttgttttgcatttctattggatattttatgtatttacatttcaaatgttatctcctccccccccacccccctgcccattccttttcccctgcttctatgaagatgttctcactcccacccacccactcccatcttgtgccctggcattcccctggggagacaagccttcacaggaccaaaggcttcttctattgatgccagacaatgccatcctctgctacatatgcagctggagctgggggtcctccatgtttactcattggttggttggtttagtctttgggagctcttggggagaggggacatctggttggttgatattgttattctttttttattttaagatttatttattatatataagtacactgttgctgttttcagacacaccagaagagggcatcagatctcattacagagggttgtgagccaccatgtggttgctgggaattgaactcaggacctctggaagagcagtcagtgctcttaaccgctgagccatctctccagcccaatattgTTATTCCTGCTATGGGGTTACAAAAACCTCTTCAACTCCTGAGAATTAGTCTCTTTTTGGAGTTGCtgtttggctagactggctgctGGGTGAGGTGCTAGGGTCCATCTCTGttcacctcccagtgctgggttgTGTGCAGCTGAGATAATTTTTATATGGTTGCTGAAGATCTCAGGGCAGGTCCTCATGTTGTATAGCAAGCACTTCActcatcgagccatctctccaagccttcTAGTAGTTCCTATAATTGTAGGTCTTATATTTAGGTTTCATTGATTTTGAGTTGATGGTTGTATATGATGTGAAAATGTGGGTTTAAGGATTTTGAAAATAGTGACTCTTGTATATATTAACATCCAGTTTTCCTAGCAccgttttttttttaagaccgcTAATCCTCTGGTATGTTTTTTTTTACAACTCCGGTGATTAAACTGCATTGACAGCTttctggatttagaatcacaatGGAAACGTACTTCTGGATATATCTTTGAGGGTTTTTGCTGAAAGGTTTGATTTATAGAAGGGAAGTTATACCTAAATGTAGTTAGCACCATCCCGTAGGCTGGGGTCTCACactgaaaaggagaaaactgggCATCGgcatttttcttctgcttcctcactACGTGTGTGACTAGCCACTTCATGCCTcactgccatgccttcctggtcataatttgtatcccttgaaaTAAACCAAAGTAAACTTTTCTTTTGTCAAAGCCAGTATGATGTATTGATTTATTTCTGTTCTCTATTTGTTCCTGGTTCTCTGTATTGACTTTTATATAAGCCAGTATGTTTCTATTTTGGTTGCCTTagctttgtggtttttcttttggtttggttgttggttttcggacacagtgtttctctttacagaccaggctggcctcaaactgaggcTCCTCATGGACGTTGTGCATGGCCACCGTCATCTGACTTGTAGCTTGTCTTGTGGTTGGACAGTGGGAGACCTGTAGGTTTGGTCTTTCTGTTCGAGTTGCTTTGGCTATTCAGGGTCTTCTGTGATTCTGTGAATTTAGAATtgcattttttctatttctgtgatgactGCTTTTGAGATTGAAATCTTTCCAATCGATGAACCTGACGTTTTTCCGTGTTCGTGTGTGTATTCTCTTTAGTTTCTTCTGTGATGatgttttatcattttcatttcagAGATCATTTACATTCTTGGTTTGATTTGTTCCTAgattttggggggttttttttggttttcttccgccaacccccccaaccccttttttctgggaattgaacccaagactttgtactagattttttttaactacctTACCAAATTTGTTATTAATGTATAGGAGTGCCACTGATTTATTAATGTAGACTTTgtgtctaattttaatttttctatatataaaattatgagCTagccagtggtggcacatgcctttaatcccagcactcaggagtcagaggcaggcagatctgagttccaggttagTTTGGTCTACCGAGCGAGTTCCAGGAAAGCccgggatacacagagaaatcctgtcttgaaaaacaacagcaacaacaacaacaacaacaacaataataataatttaaagataaGATTATGTTGAAGCCAGCTAGAAAAGCTAAAAaaagacatttgccaccaagcctgatggccatttttactctgaTTTTAGGGTCCACATGGAAAGTGGGGAGAGGACCAATTCTTGATTTAAATCTGCAAACAGGGACAACTTTCgtttctccttttctattttataaactttatttcttTCAACTGTCTAGTTACTCTGGATAACGGTGTTGAGTAGAAACGAGCCATACGTGGTTGTTGTGTAGTTTCAgtggcttggttggttggttttgcagCACTGGAGATTGAATGTGTGCTAGGCTAATAATAGTCTACCATTAAGCTAAATCCACagtcttttgcatttttatttatgtacatatctCTGTGTAaatatgtgctctgtgtgtacaGGTGTCCTGAGAGGCCACCTCGAGttaggcagctgtgagccaacCAGTGTGAATGGTAGGAATTGTAcatgggtcctccagaagagtagTAAACAttctttaactactgagccatcttcctttaaattttatttatttatttaagccaggcggtggcacatatctttaatcccaatacttaggaggcagagatagacaggtgaatctcttgagtttgaggccaacctggtctacaaaggcaGTCTAGGGCTGcaaggactgcacagagaaaccctgtttcaaaaaaacttagtgaatgaatgaatgaatgcataaatgtttgctttttatttgcttGTCTTTGTGGGGGAGCAGATGAAATGATTgataatgacattctgctatactcatagattgatgCCTTGTCTAGTCATTATAGACAGAGTGAGTGCAGAGACCCACATTATGCAGTGAGAGAGTCTGGATTGGAGGTCTCCATTGGGTCCCTTCCTCAGAGATGAGGCAactctgaggaagaaagggaggaaagacttGTAGGAGTCAGGGGCTGGAGGAAACCAAGAGAACATGGTAGACTGAATCAGCTAAGCAGACTCACGTGGGCTCACAGACTGAaatagcaagcacagggcctgcatgggtctgtaccaGATTATAGCTGTTAGCATGGTTTCAGGGATTACAGTTGTCTCGATTTGGTGCCTCAGAAAAGATACTTTGAAGGTTTCAAATAAAAGATTCTATTAAAAGATAGATGAGGTTCAGAAAAGGCTCAGTAATTATtggtactgctcttgcagagaggacCCAAGTTGGGTTCCCAGCGTCCATGTTGAGTGGCtaacaaccatgtgtaactctagCTAAATAAGTGCTTAGTGAAAATAGAAATGCCCAAGTACCTTCTAAATGTGTGCTGTGGGTTTCAGGGTTTCCTTGGCAGCTGCTAAAGGGCTTCTGAAAAGCTCATGAAATGTTTTCATCATGATTGAttcattttgttcatgttttattatttccaaggagtttttttttgtgtgtgtgtgtgttttctaagatggaattttttgtttgtttgtttgttttgagatgtgaGTGTAAGGTTGGTCTCTAACTCcagatccttttgcctcagcctctcacatagctgggattacaggcatataccaccacatccagcataatgttttgctttttttctttaaactttaacATATGTTCAGTTCTCTGAACTCTGTTTAAATAGTTGCAACATTTCATATGTAGTATAGATACCAGCCTCCATGGATTTACTTGTGGGGCTGGGAAAGGGACACATACCACAGCACACTTGAGGAACTCGGGATAACTTTTAGGAGTTACTTCTTCTCTTCTACCATATAAGTTTTGGGAGTTGAGTTAACTTGTCAGACATGACAGCAGTGGCCTTATCATGTCTTGCAGGCCcagtttttgtcatttttctccatattttgcTTTATCTTCTCTTGTAGACTAACCTAACATGGCTGACCAGAGGCAGCGCTCACTCTCTACTTCCGGGGAATCGTTATACCATGTTCTTGGACTGGACAAGAATGCAACCTCAGATGACATTAAAAAGTCCTATCGGTAAGCTGCTGTTAACCTGGAAGAACACAGACCCTCATGTAGCGTCTTGTATAATTTATATAGTGTCTTGTATAATTTAACAAGAACCGTGGCATACATTTTTCTTGGCAGACTCTTTAATAGTTAAATTGTATCCTTACGTTCATAATTTAATCCTCAGACTTAAAACTGTTATACTGACCATGCATGGTGacgaatgcctttaatcctagcatttgggatgcagagacagaaggatatctgtgagtgaggccagcctggtctaagtagtgaattctagaacagccaggattatgtagagagaccctttctcaaacagcAAAATTGTTACACTGATGTTCTCTAGCAGCAAAAAGTAAACACACTTAAAAGATATTGCCAATTCTCTCCAGACCACAGGGTCAAAATTCAAACCCTGGGCATAGACAGAGCTTTTAAAGTGCTAAATGCTGTATTTTAATACAGTGATGGGGTCTTTTTTAGTCTAGTCATTGCTGTTTGACCGGACTTGAAGAATGTATCTCTTAGGTGTGATGTCATACAGTAGTCCGGGAAGGGGGTGTGGCATTTTCACTTCAGATACTTCTGGGATCCTCTACTTGTGTTGTTCTAAATTATCAGTATTATACTTTTCTCTGCCATCACCTTATTTTCAAATGTACAGTTATCATGCTTGCCCGGACACCAGGTATTGGCAGGAGTGAGTGCTATAACCCTTACTTAGTACCTCAGGACTCACCTCTGTGGGTGTTTCCTACTAGAAAGGATTATAATTCCTAAAGCAATTACAGAGACTGCTTTTGCTCTGATGAGCCAGGTCTCTGGGAAGTTGACAAGTGAGATGCTAATGGGTGAGTATCTCTTCCCCTGCACTCTGGTGGACGAATGAGAAATGTAAGACCAAGGTAGAGCCAGGAAATGATTTTGGTTACAGGAAGCTGGCCCTGAAATATCACCCTGACAAGAACCCTGATAACCCAGAGGCTGCAGACAAGTTTAAGGAGATTAACAACGCCCACGCAATCCTGACAGACGCCACGAAAAGAAACATTTATGACAAGTATGGCTCGCTGGGGCTCTATGTGGCTgagcaatttggggaggagaaTGTCAACACCTACTTCGTACTCTCCAGCTGGTGGGCCAAGGTGAGCTGCCACATTGAAGGCACTGAAAGTTCTAGTTCATGGGGGACTAAGATGTTGAAAGACCTGTTCCTTCAATCCCTTGCCACAGTTTCTTGCTTGGGactgtcttctctgtgttctaCAGCCATTACACTGGCCTTTCATGgcaagcacagcacacagcatacaTGAAGCAGAACTGTTTGCATCAACATGACTGTCTCTGATGCATGGTACCAACTTATTAAAAAGATTGAGATAGAGGTGGGCAGGCTTTTAGTTAGCATGGGAAACTTAAAATCTGATTTTAGAAACTCTtgacatcattattttatttaatagccCTTCATGCTTCCCCCATCTGTCAGCCTTATACAAAGTCAGAGTAAATTGTCCTCTAGTTCTTAGGTATAGGTAGCCTGATTTTGTGATTTGAGGCTTTTACTGGTTAGTCCTCAGTCTCTGTAGTTTTAGAGAGAAGTCCATTAGAGATATTTGTAAGTGGAGACTAAAGGAGAGAACCATGCCATTTGATTTCGGCGTGGAAGGTCAGCTGCACTGGGAATGAtgcttcagagaaagagaaaagaagcccaAAGTACCATACTTTAGACTTCAAAGGAGGAAGCATACTTAGGCTCTGACCGATGTTtgagttaaaaagaaatagaagagaaacaggaaagttaCACTTTTCTGGTTCCAGAGAGGTAGTCAGACCCAGTAGAACCTCATGGCTGTGCTCAATCTCATCTTTACAAATTTCTTTTTGgagttggtgatttagctcagtggtagagcgcttgcctagcaagcgcaaggccctgggtttggtccccagctccaaaaaaaagaaaagaaaaaaaaaaaaactttttattactTCTGGTTCTCCCGTTTTCACCCTGCAAGTTGTCTCTTGTCTCCAGCTTTTTCCTGAAAGATACACTGTAGTTCTTGACCTGTCTTCTCCAGAGAGGGTCTTGTGGTGTGGCCTGTGGGCCCTTGAGGACACATAGTGCCAGTCAGTATTCTCTCTCCCAGGCGCTGTTCGTCGTCTGTGGCCTCCTCacctgctgctactgctgctgctgtttatgCTGTTGCTTTAACTGCTGCTGTGGGAAGTGCAAGCCCAAGGCACCTGAGGGTGAAGAGACAGAATTCTACGTATCCCCTGAAGACTTGGAGGCACAGCTGCAGTCTGATGAGAGGGGTGAGTGcccagcccagggccttgtgagtgtgtggggtggaGCCAGCACTGGCCCTGAACAGTGTCAACTGTCTTGTCAAACAGGAGGGCACTGACACTGTGCCGAGAGTGTTTGTGGTGGCATCTGGGACTGTTGAGGTGTGAACGTGGACACTTGAGGTAAAgcaggtgcagggagctgttccTGCCCATGAACTGGTAGCCGTAGATATGAGGGACCAAAGGTGGGGTGGGAAGCAGGCAGGTGGGGAGGGCCGGGGGCTGGTGTTACCTGAGACCTCTGAGGAAAAGTGTGTTGggtggaggtcagcaagtagccTCTCCCCGGAGTGTCTGTCCAGGTGGCCGAATGGTGTGATGCAAGGACCGTGTCGATGGGCACACAACACCGCTGCTGCCCTTGTGCGATGAGATTGTCTGCTTACTTTTCAGAGGCTACAGACACACCGATCGTCATACAGCCAGCATCCGCCACAGAGACCACCCAGCTGACAGCTGACTCCCACCCCAGCTATCACACCGACGGGTTCAACTAAATTCAGGAGAGGCTGTGATTAGAGGATGAATCAGCATCTGGCCACTGCAACCTTAGAATCATGAACTGTAGTCACTGAGATGGGAAGGCAGCCGTCAACCTGACCCGCTGTGGCTGGTCAGGGCCACTCCCACCTCCTCTTAAGTCCACCCATCTGTCAATCCTTGATACATGAAGTGCGTAGCATGCAGTATTTAAAGCAGTGTAGCTACGGTCTTCTTCTGTTTTATCCTTTTTTTAATAGCATGTATGGGTTATGTTCAATGTCTGTGTTGTGGACGTGCTGCAGCTGGGCTGAATTAACTGGATGGTAGTGCTTTTTCGGGTTTTCAGCCACTTGGGTCCAGTGAAGGTTCAGCTGTCTCCTTGTGCTTACAGGAGTCAGGTAAGCACCTGGAGCTACATCTCCTTGTTGGCCTCTGTGTCCTGTGATATGGTCTAGTCCGTGGCTCTGATCTCATCCTCAAGGCTGCAGACAGGGCTCTGATTTCACCTGCAAAGGAGGGAACTGGGCCCCATCTTCCAGACACCACCAGCATCAGGCGTTTGCACGGTGTTCGTATTGGGAAGCTTTCATAGGGTCTCTGCAGCGTCTCACTCGGCCTCCTGACAGTTTTCCTGTTAGATCTG
The DNA window shown above is from Rattus rattus isolate New Zealand chromosome 5, Rrattus_CSIRO_v1, whole genome shotgun sequence and carries:
- the Dnajc5 gene encoding dnaJ homolog subfamily C member 5 — protein: MADQRQRSLSTSGESLYHVLGLDKNATSDDIKKSYRKLALKYHPDKNPDNPEAADKFKEINNAHAILTDATKRNIYDKYGSLGLYVAEQFGEENVNTYFVLSSWWAKALFVVCGLLTCCYCCCCLCCCFNCCCGKCKPKAPEGEETEFYVSPEDLEAQLQSDEREATDTPIVIQPASATETTQLTADSHPSYHTDGFN